One Brassica napus cultivar Da-Ae chromosome C2, Da-Ae, whole genome shotgun sequence DNA window includes the following coding sequences:
- the LOC106353808 gene encoding uncharacterized protein LOC106353808 yields MELELPDRLYGEGLEPQVKKINNSCRLKLLEFLKEKMEPEFDEVMKDPIFSQIMVIQKNDLKFSARLVHSFLCKELMTSKRHEKWFTFARRPLHFGLQEYHAVTGLKVKRENNSGLVTWKDDDGFWSKQIKTNGKINLQIIKKKHL; encoded by the coding sequence ATGGAGTTGGAGTTGCCTGATCGTTTATACGGTGAGGGATTGGAACCTCAGGTTAAGAAGATTAATAACAGCTGCCGACTAAAACTTCTCGAGTTCCTGAAAGAAAAAATGGAGCCCGAATTCGATGAAGTTATGAAAGATCCCATTTTTTCACAGATTATGGTTATCCAGAAGAATGATCTAAAGTTTTCGGCGAGGTTGGTACACTCTTTCTTGTGTAAGGAGTTGATGACAAGCAAGAGACATGAGAAGTGGTTCACTTTCGCTAGGAGACCTCTGCATTTTGGATTGCAAGAGTATCATGCTGTCACTGGTCTGAAAGTGAAGCGAGAGAATAACAGTGGGTTAGTGACATGGAAAGATGATGATGGTTTTTGGAGCAAGCAGATAAAGAcaaatggaaaaataaatttgcaGATCATAAAAAAGAAGCATTTGTAA